The following coding sequences are from one Planctomycetaceae bacterium window:
- a CDS encoding type II secretion system GspH family protein, protein METKRKSGFTIVELLTVMAIIAILMGLLLPAMQAVRKLAKDVSQKAQFKTIEAALEAYAGENGTYPESSVSPTIVTKATVGAHKLAEALVGRDMQGFDPKSSWDADTDRLGTANTEIYANREAPQSSEQVEVDASLKRRQEVYLKIQDVEAYQVNQLFNNCGVVYPGSLDSIGTVSSTYYSAPVLTDTYRAKKVTLPNGTNLLAGTPILYYKADTRPDSAIIAANGQETAFPDTQKATNRGTDDLALTPSIDAIADYIYDVNDNDDLVKLYQMMKPTAANVHYFDSQHEEQVIVRGTSQTVNGLWLFYDTITNEKMAQPTPYNRNSYILISAGYDGIYGTKDDIYNFEK, encoded by the coding sequence ATGGAAACGAAAAGAAAATCAGGTTTTACAATCGTAGAATTGCTGACCGTTATGGCAATCATAGCTATTCTAATGGGCTTACTTCTGCCCGCGATGCAGGCGGTAAGAAAACTGGCTAAAGATGTAAGCCAAAAAGCGCAGTTCAAAACTATCGAAGCCGCTCTCGAAGCTTATGCCGGCGAAAACGGTACGTATCCGGAATCGTCAGTATCTCCTACAATTGTTACAAAGGCGACTGTTGGTGCTCACAAGCTTGCTGAAGCTTTAGTCGGAAGAGACATGCAGGGCTTTGACCCGAAATCAAGCTGGGATGCGGACACCGATAGACTTGGTACGGCTAACACTGAAATTTATGCAAACAGAGAGGCTCCGCAGAGTTCTGAACAGGTTGAAGTTGATGCGTCTTTGAAGAGAAGACAGGAAGTGTATCTTAAGATACAGGATGTTGAAGCATATCAGGTTAATCAATTATTCAATAATTGCGGTGTTGTTTATCCCGGCAGCCTTGATAGTATCGGTACAGTAAGTTCAACTTATTATTCGGCACCGGTATTAACAGATACCTATCGTGCTAAGAAAGTTACTTTGCCGAATGGTACAAATTTACTGGCAGGTACGCCGATTCTTTATTATAAAGCTGACACCAGGCCTGATTCAGCTATCATAGCCGCAAATGGCCAAGAAACGGCATTTCCTGATACGCAGAAGGCCACCAATCGTGGAACTGACGATCTTGCTCTGACGCCTTCAATTGATGCCATTGCAGATTATATATATGATGTCAATGATAACGATGATCTTGTTAAGTTGTATCAAATGATGAAACCGACAGCTGCAAACGTACACTATTTTGATTCACAACATGAAGAGCAAGTTATTGTTAGAGGAACATCGCAGACAGTTAATGGTTTGTGGTTATTCTATGATACTATCACAAATGAAAAAATGGCACAGCCGACTCCGTATAATCGCAACAGCTACATCCTGATTTCAGCAGGTTATGATGGCATTTACGGTACAAAGGATGACATCTATAACTTTGAAAAATAA
- a CDS encoding type II secretion system GspH family protein, translated as MMTEKKYCRKNGFTLVEILTVVFIIAILLGVLMPAMNMVRKTAKDVQEKAQMASIDIGLNLYKNESCFGDYPQSRGYNETGAAKYCGAQTLSEAMFGQDLLGVDPNTSYAVGTGTPPYAPEYDFGNPAYNLDNRKGPYLDRTHISVMTAQNIYDSSASAIEPDLFLICDVYARAKKYVTLPNGNSKKVAISTPILYYKANISKTNNNDLTDTGTDNNIYDSQDNEKLIGLKSLGVEKTKLKHHFDQTYTEERQEGATVVTLNGRQIFYEFISDPMTSTTTPLINRPVRPDSFLLISAGSDGLYGTSDDICNFEPNIE; from the coding sequence ATGATGACCGAGAAAAAATATTGCCGTAAAAATGGTTTCACGCTCGTTGAGATTCTGACTGTTGTTTTCATAATCGCGATTCTACTTGGCGTTCTTATGCCGGCTATGAATATGGTTAGAAAAACCGCAAAGGACGTTCAGGAAAAAGCGCAGATGGCAAGTATTGACATCGGCTTGAATCTTTATAAAAACGAAAGCTGCTTCGGCGATTACCCGCAGTCTCGCGGTTATAACGAAACCGGTGCTGCGAAGTATTGCGGCGCACAAACGCTTTCTGAAGCGATGTTCGGTCAGGATTTACTCGGCGTTGACCCGAATACAAGTTATGCAGTTGGTACAGGCACGCCTCCTTATGCTCCTGAATATGATTTCGGCAATCCCGCATATAACCTTGATAACAGAAAAGGCCCTTATCTCGACAGAACACATATCAGTGTTATGACTGCGCAAAATATTTATGATTCGAGTGCGTCAGCTATTGAGCCTGATTTATTTTTGATTTGTGATGTATATGCACGGGCGAAAAAATATGTAACACTGCCGAATGGAAACTCAAAGAAGGTGGCCATATCTACGCCGATTTTATATTACAAAGCAAACATTTCAAAAACTAACAATAATGATTTAACAGATACTGGTACTGACAACAATATTTATGACAGTCAGGACAATGAAAAATTAATAGGATTGAAATCTCTGGGTGTGGAAAAAACCAAACTTAAGCATCATTTTGACCAAACTTATACAGAAGAACGGCAAGAAGGTGCAACAGTAGTAACATTAAATGGCAGGCAAATTTTCTATGAATTCATCTCTGACCCTATGACTTCAACAACAACGCCATTAATAAACCGTCCCGTAAGACCGGATAGTTTTCTTTTGATATCGGCCGGCAGCGATGGCCTGTACGGCACGTCCGACGATATCTGTAATTTCGAGCCTAACATTGAGTGA